Sequence from the Argentina anserina chromosome 7, drPotAnse1.1, whole genome shotgun sequence genome:
GATAGTACTGTGGATTAGTGGATGGATCATTGCACTTCATGTGCTCTCCATtgtaaaccttttttttttaattaaagaaAGTGTCTTCTTTGTCAAAAGAACCATATTGTGTAAAACTAATCTTGTTCAAAGCGTGTTGCAGTAACAGCTCAAATTTTATATTTGCAGACAAAGAAACCTCCAACTTCAGAAAACCTTAATGGTACCAGTGTTATAGGCGGGCAGTCATAAACCAAAGAAGAGATTGTGATTGGAGATGAAATTGGTGCATACTCCAGCACAGGATTGAAACACGGAAATAACCCCACTTTAGACTAGATTAATTTTTAAGTATTTCCTGTCAATCCCTGTAAGCATTGTTTAGGATCCTAATATGTCAATGGTTACTAACTTCCTACAATGTGAAGTTTTTCTTTAGCTTTCAGTGTACTTAGAATTTCTTTATTGGTGAGCAAAGAAATGTATGTACCTGCTAGGTTTATGTATGATTCCATTTATGATTTCAGTTTCAATGATATCTTCTTTCCCATACTTGCATGGATAACATCATCTACTCCTGTAGAACTGACTGGCTTACTTCCCAATTGTTCAAGATAGAAACTGTTTTGTTGGTCCTCTGCTCCTATACCAGATGTACCAGATTTAGTTACCCAAATCTTGTTGACAACAAGTACCATAATATCATGTAGAGCTTCTTATGACCTGAGACAATACCCTGATCAAATTCAGatcctttcttcttttgtcAGTATAGCGGAGAGTGAATCGATATTGGGAAGTGAAACTTTAATTAATCTGCTGATATTTCTTGTTTTTACTCTTTGAACGAGGTGCAATCAGACTTGTAGCTACACTTGTTTCTTATGTGATGTCCAATCTGTAAATTAGAGTTACATAGAAACCTAGCAAGGATATAAGAAATTCAATCCActacaaaaattaaacaaaattcTGAAAGCACAGTAAAGGGTATTTGATCACTGCAAGTATTGCAAGGTCGACATGTAACAAAGCACAGCTACTACTGAAGCAAGAGCGCCAAACGAAGACGTCAAATTTTGGGACGCACTACTAGTTTGTCAATTAAAGAGACCATCTGTTTGTCCAATATTTGCTTACAATACCCATCGTTCAGCGTGCGTGTGTTGTAACCAAAGACGGCACAAGCATTTCATCAAACATCTTCTGTGCATCCctcattttcttctccttaCACACCCTCGCAGGGCGGCTGTGTCTAAGGAGGCTCAAGACCAACAAATATTTTCAGGCTCTTAAATAGATGCttaagaaaatttaaaaaaataatcattttatatatattaatagcTCACAAgtttaaattttaacaaattatGATTATTTTATGACGTCTTACATGCCTTAAAAAAAGTGTGAATGAATGATGATAATTTGTTAAACTTAACATAGAAACACagtaatttataaaaaaattaactttttattttaatctctCATTACTATAATTGGATAATACTAACTTTTCATTACTATAAATAGTAATTAACTAATTTAACTcccatttattttttttttctttaattgagGCCCCCTTAAAATGTAGGGCCGGCACTGCACCCTCGTTGggaatctctctctctttttcatgCATCCTACAAGCTCTGATCGgaggttttgggttttggtggGTAGGGATTTTGGAACAAGAGAGACGGTCCTTGGCATAGGGCGTTTTGTTCCCTCGgactttttaagaaaaaaaatgaaaaactgtATACGTGTCCGCGTTTGACTGGTTATATGACTTAATCCAATTAGTTATAAgaacaaaaatttaaaaacccCTGCCCTTAGCTAATGGCGggaaacaaaaccaaatatgAGCTGGAAACAGGAAACTCGATCTTACCCTAATCAATCCCAATCCGTAGATAATTGGGAAACCCAAGACACCTTGCCTATTTAAGATTGAAGGAGATCCAGAAAATAGAAACCAAAACTAATCTGCCTGCTTTATTCCTCTTCTCTCTAGCTATTCCTGTTCAGTCTTCACTTGCTAGTTTCCACAAACCAAACCTCCCCTCCTCTGCAACATGGCGAAGCCAAAGAGAGTCTCGCCCGCCGGCAAAGTCTGCTACTCCCTCCATACGGTTGTCACTTCTCAAACCCTAGATATGTGTGCTGTGATGCGCAAGACCAAGACGTCACCTTTGTCATGCAAGAAGACTCGTTTATCAAGAAAAACAAGACATATCAGGACGAGATCAATGGCCGGGGCGATCTTACTTGGACTTTGCTCAAGTCCGAGTTGAAAGAGAGCAAGATCCACCGCCTCAAGCTTAACCAAGCCCTAGAAGTCATGCACCAAAGTTTTGATCCTGCTGAGGACCCTGTGACCCACAAAGACGTATCGGAAGACATTATTTTCAATGCGGAAAGAGACTTCTGCACCGCCATTTTGGAGACAGGAGACGAGGTGGTCACGGTGGCGAATCTGAAGGTGCATCAAGGTGTGGATGCAGAAGCACCACTAGTGCATGGCGATCGCCTCTAGGTTTCGAAGACAAGGGAACTCAGGTCTTGATGCAGAAGCTCGTGTTGCCTTCGGCACAAAGCGCGTTGAAGACGTGGACGAGCAGTTCGATTGCGTTTTCAACCATGACGGAGGATGAGAAAGAAGATCTTCTCCTTGCCTTCGATTGCGTGGACTTCCAGGACACAATAATGTGCCAGAAGCAACTTTTGAAGAAGAATGAGGAATGCCATGGTGATTCTAGTGATGGCTCTACAATATCTCATGAAGAACATGCTTATATCTATGTGGAGGATGATTGATCGATAATCGAAGCTGAGCAAAGCTCAAAACCAAGACATTAATTCTCTCACGCCCCCgaaattcgaatgataaaaattcgaattcgaagctataaaaactctaaaacaatctcaaatatattgaaatcatcttatcataacagtgtatcgaaactgagtccacaacatgactcagtcgacttgaataatacataaccagtttatacctcagtattataaccaatggaaatgtaaaattcacgcaatcctcaccacaaacagaaaaaagaaatcttcagagtaagccctACGAATatgctaatccccacctgcagaactatcccatacaccatcgaattgttACACCGGgtttgtaaacacaaacccggtaagcttttcagccagtatgagtaaaccaacagtaaacatgcatcgcatacaaaggaaatatgtcaaataacatttaaagacgaACGcactcatgtgacactgggaaacccatctgttacccaaatcatttaaaaacatgggtactcatgagacttcggcaacccatatgttacccctcatgcagtacaccaacAGGcactaggcaacccatctggttaccaaaaatcatgtaaaacatgggtactcatgagacccaggtactcatttgttacccctcatgcagtacaccgacagacactgggcagcCCATCTGTACCCAATGTCActaaaaaaatatgggtactcatgagactcaggcaacccatctgttacccctcatgcagtacaccgacagatagactagaactctaactgaatcgtaaacgACACCCGGCTAAGGCTCGGTTCCGATTACTAccaacatgtccgaagacagaaaaaacgTTTTAgtaagactcaatgttaaaaccacgtacaataacaattcacacatgttattgtactacaacacgtccgaagacaaaacgttttatcaagactcaatgttaaaccacgtacaataacaatccacacatatTATTATACtacaacacgtccgaagacacaAAACGTTTTATCAAGGCTCAGTGTTAAAACCACGGACAATaacaacaataacaatccacacatgttgttgtactacaaccaatagagagggagaaaaaaaatagggttattacaaattcATTTAATTGTATATATTAGAATTAATATGTCTTACCCTGTTTGGTTTTATAGCTAGTGAGcaattattctgtgtacctGCCACACCACGTGACACTGTCAGGTGGTGTACTCAGTCAATTATATTATctcatggtataattaacatgcacgcggtgaaaataacagtttatttacatataagaaccaatcaaaaacaatcacagtaaaaaaataGGCCAATAACATTAAGGGGTACGTCACGTGGGATATGTgacgggtatatataataatttctctatAACTAGTTTGCATAAATTAATGCTTTGGAAATTACCTTTGTATATGAAACCAAACACGATTTCCTTTTTTATGGCTCTGGCTACTTGATTCTCAATTCTCTGATCACTTGACCTTGTAAGCTTGGGTACTCTATCAGAAGAGCTTTGAAATTCATTCATTTAGAGATCAAACCCAAGTATGTGCTCTAGCTAgtttatcttttccaattaatTTCAAGTCCAAACCAGATTCCAATATCATACTCTTGAACAACGAAGTCCAATAAAAATGAGGATAACAATAGAGTAACATTTTATCAACTAGCAGTTTAGCACAGAACCGCGCATATAAGTGCCTTCTCATTCTCTCCATGCTCTGCATAAATGAGTGACAGTTGAATTGTATCAAGCCGCTGACAGTAGGAATGCCTGTATGAATATCGATCAGGACAACTAATAAAGTGTTGTTAGCGATAGTTATGTTACCAAGAAATTTGTTACTTACCGGCCATTTGTAGGAAAATGAGCCCAGTTCTGTAGATATATGTCAAATCTATCAGGGAAGTTCATCTGTTTACAAGTACATGATCAAAGTCATTGAGGCAAATGAGAAGTAAACTAGCTCCAATTATGCGGAGATAGTTTCACAGTTATAACACCTGGCATAGAACTGGAGAACGAAAAAGTGTTACTGCCAATGAAGTATTTCTCTGGCTCAGCATATCTGAAATTGGGAAAATTCGAGTGCATTGTTAATGCCTTCTGATACGACTCATATATATGGTCAAAGTCACTGAGACGCTTAAAAGAAACTGAAACTAGGTAGGTACTAAAAGGAAGAAGTAAGGAAGATGCTCTTTAAACTGTTTCTTCAGTGAGCATGCCTTCATAATCAAGTATCAATGTGTCATCAGCATTTAGTACTCATGTCTTATACACTTCACAAAATGCAGGGttattttctatattttcTTAGAGGACTGTTAGGGAGTCATAATATAGCGTTAAATTCGGCGCCGTCATCTTACGTAGCATGTCATGTCATATTGTCACgtcaataattaaaataatataaagaaatcattttaaatgaaaatacaatcaTATCTTTATTAATCCAATGGttctaattattattttttatcatttcttttttttttcatcacaataatgcttctaatatataattaaaaaaattaatgtttacgaaaatatgcttgaaatatgtgtgtgcacgcgcgaaatatatatatacacaaaaaatatttttaaaataaaactatttcgTACTAAATAGTTTTgttaaagatttttttttcatatttttgtactttaattaataatttaaaagagagtatatggtaattgtattCATTAATTTTAGCcattaatataatttataaatgtaaatagaattgaaaagttgaaaaagccATGACAGAAAGTCATAAAGATGGAAATTGTTGGTAAGATTCTTAATTATAGAGGACATGTAAGGcaataaatgttatttttcctagagtatacatatcttaattaataccatatttatatttaccatataaatacaatatttatatattgtaTTTATATGGTAATATTTCTAAAGTATACTACAATTAACATATAGGTGCCAAAACACACATATATTTCACGCGCACATACatctatatacatatatgtgtgtgtatgtgcGCGCGGGcgcgatatatatatatatatacagtctttatccagagtgaagcttcactctgaaattacagagtgaagttctaattttggcacacttttcggtcaaattttttcactataagcaattcaatatttaggtatgttattcaagatcatctccacaaagtttcatccaatttgataatggtttgagctttcaaaattgagatttacacgaacggttcacgttgaacaattttaattcattcattcatttaatataatttcaataccttaacgatgtccgaattagatgaaattttgtagagatgatcttgaataacatacctaaatattgaatcacttatggtggaATCACATCAAACAGTCGGAGTTTTATTTTGTGAAACATAGTAACGTAAatcacaacatgcctactgaTGTTCCATAATATTCATATTAAGTTATATGTAAATGCATTTATTTATAAACTAACTATACTGAGaaaagaaattttttaaaaatcgATCGCAGGATACCGTCTCTATAGTGTGCTATTGTTGTGGTAGAAAATTCATTAATTTTAGGTAACGTTTGGTTCTCGATCCACACGGTTAGCTCTTTCTACCCCATACCCTCATGAGGAGAGCTATGTTACGGAAACATAATTATTCAAATTTTATTGCATGAGTTGATACAGCGCGGTAATGACAAAACATATGATTTTTTGCGGAAATGTTTGGAAATCTatgatatttttaaattttgtttttgtgttgcgaaaacatttaaaataataaaaaaatgacaAGGACAAATGTGCGGCCAAAATTGCGTCACGCGTCCATTTATTTGACTTTTTGTCAATTTTGATGGATCTaacattttctaaaaatcataaAGAATAGTTTTGACGCTCTAAGAATTCTCTAAAAATTACCACGCAATCAGAATAGTTAGCTCTATCTACACATGTGTAAaacttttaaaataattttaaacgTGCGACACGACTGCCCTTAGGGAGGTAGTCCTTAAATCAGGGTTGACCGCGTAAATCGAGACCTAGACGATTACGAAATTGGGTGAATTTTATACCATATCAATATCTCAGAAACCTGATTACATCCAATGGTCgaagttttattttataatttttactcATGTGAATCACAACGTGTGTACTAATATTATATAACATTCATATTAGTTATAAGTTAATGCGTCCGTTTATAAACTAACTATAATGAGGagataaaatttggaaaatcgACTATAGAATATCATTGCTATAGTGTATTGTAGCAGCAGTAGaaaattcaataatttttgGTAACATTTGGTTCTCGATCCACACGGTTAGCTCTTTGTACCCTCTACCCTCCTAAGGGGAGCTATGATATGCAAACATAATTATCCAAAATTCATTGCAAGAGTTGATAGAGGGCAGTAAAAGCAATGCGTCGAACATTTTGCGGAATGTTTCGAGCaattatgaaatttttaaAGGTTTTTAGAAGTTGCAAAATcacaaaaataatcaaaacaaaaagacaTGAACAAATAAGTGGCTAGAATTACACCGCGtatccttcttttttttttttttacttttacttaATTATGAAGGATCTAACATCTTCTAGAAATCATAAACAATAATTCTGACCCTCTAAAAATTCACCAAATTACCATGGAATCAAGATACTAAACAATTTCTACCCATGTAAaagttttaaaataattttgattgCGCTATACGACTTCTCATAGGGAGGTAGTGTGTTAATTAGACTCAACCTCAtagatcgagacccaaatgaTTACAAAATTTAGTGAATTTCGTACTGTATCAATATCTTAGTAATTTGATCGCATCCAATGGTCAAAGTTGTATTTTGTGAAATTTAGTAACGTAAATCataacatgcctactaatgttgTATAACATTCATATTAGGTTATATATAAATGTGCTAGTTTATAAACTAACTATATTGAGGAAATGATATTTGGAAAAATCGACTGCAAATATCATCGCTTAGTGTACTATGGCCTTGATAGAAAATTCACTAATTTTAGGTAATGTTTGGTTCTTGATCCACACGTTTAGCTTTGTACCCAATATCCTCCTAAAGAGAGCTATGTTATATGAACATAATTATCCAAAATGTTTTGCATGAGTTGATAGAACATGGTACCGGAAACGCGTAAGAATTTTAGCGGAACTTTTCGGACACCTatgatatttttaaatattatttgagttgcgaaatcatttaaaataataaaaacaaaatgacaTGTACAAACGAGTAGCCATAATTGCGCCACGTGTCATTTCAGTTGAATTTTAGCTAATTTTGAAGAATCTAACATTaact
This genomic interval carries:
- the LOC126803499 gene encoding uncharacterized protein LOC126803499 — its product is MQEDSFIKKNKTYQDEINGRGDLTWTLLKSELKESKIHRLKLNQALEVMHQSFDPAEDPVTHKDVSEDIIFNAERDFCTAILETGDEVVTVANLKVHQGFEDKGTQVLMQKLVLPSAQSALKTWTSSSIAFSTMTEDEKEDLLLAFDCVDFQDTIMCQKQLLKKNEECHGDSSDGSTISHEEHAYIYVEDD